The genomic region GCGCGCCGGTGTCGGACGACACGCCTTTGAGAGTGAATGATGTCATAAAACGTACTGCATTAAGAACTTACTGCTGGGAATCGATCTCTTTGAGACGCCCCTGCGCCACGGTATTGGCGGGGTCGATCTCCAGAACCCGATGGAACTCCGCCTTGGCTTCCGGGAGGCGGCCGGCGGCTTCGAGCGTCAGCGCCAAATTCGTGCGCGCTTCGACGTATCGAGGATTGATGGTGAGCGCTTCTTCAAATTCGCGCACGGCGTCATCGTAAAGCTGCTGCGCGTTCAGCGTCACGCCGAGATGGTTGCGCAGGTCGGCGTAGTTGCCGTTGAGCTCCAGCGCCTTGCGGAACTCCGACGCCGCTTCTTCGTACATTCCCCGCCGGTACAGATCGGCGCCGAGCTTGCCGTGGAAGGCGATGTCGTCGACATCCAGCTCCGCGACTTTTTCGAACTCGGCCAAAGCCGCCGCAAAGTTCTCCGACTTATGTTCCGAGATTCCCTGCGCGTACTCGGGAGTTTCGTAGGCGCGGTCCAGCCCCGCCGCTTCCTTGACCCTGGCGAGCGCCTCCAGCGGACGGCCGGCGTCATAGAGCGCCAGGCCCAATCCTAGGCTGGCCTTCGCGAATCGGGGATTGATCTTCAAGGCGTTTTCAAACGCCGAGATCGCCTCGACGCCGTGGCCGGACATGCGGCAGGCGTAACCGTAGTGGTGGTGGAGGTCCGCATAGTGCGGATTGATGGCGAGCGCCTGCCCCAGATACTCGCGCGCCTTTTCATAAGCTCGTCCCTGAAGCGCCGTCGTACCGAGATTCGCGTAAGCCTCGGCGATGTAGAACGACGACAATCGCTGTGTGAGCGCATCCGACCGCGCGCCCTTCTTCACGACCTCGTTCAGCTCCGCGACCGCCTCTTCGTACAGCCCCTGATCGAAGAGCCGGATCCCCTTATCGTAATGCTCATTCCGACCGAATCCAAACAGTCGTCCCAGCATGGACATAGCGACCGCCCTCCTGACGCCGTCCGCGCAACGTAAACCTGATCATAGCATAGGGGCGCGGGGAGTGTCAAGAATGGTTGGTATAACAAAAGCTGACCCAAGTCCTCATCAAAGCTCAATAAACTAGCCAAAATAAATCTTCATAATCGTTGACTCACACGTAGTAAAAGTGCAATAATGCACATTGCGATTTAGAATCACAAATTAAACGTACAAAAAACCGCATAATTGAAGTTATAATACTAACTTCATAGAAAGTAGGTTGAACTATGAAACCAGCATTGCTCCTCTTATCATCTGCTTCTATCGCTCTCACTCTATCTTCTCTCGCCACCGCAGGTAACGCAGCTGGAGCGATACATGATAGAACCATTGTGTCTCCACGAATCGTCCGTATAGTAGGACCTCCGCTTTCACCAGCCCCCACAAATCTCACGGTTTCTAAAGCGGGTTCAGGGCACCTATATCTAACCTGGCAGGGAGCTTTAGGCGCTCAATTCTTTGTAAAGCGTTGGACTGGTACGTCCTACACCACAATTGCATCGACAACACAATCTTATTTCACGGATGGAAATTTAACAGACGGTGTTTCCTATATGTATGTCGTCAGTCAAACAATTAATGGAATTCCAGGTTATAATTCTACTTCAGTTTCTCAAACACCAGGATTGTCTTCAGTACCCAATCCACCAGGAAATATAGGGTGGTCAAACGATGGCCCAGTCACCGTTTACTCTGATGCTGTTCCTCCAGGACCGATATCCGGAAACCATTACAAACTGGTAAAAAGCTACATTGGTAGTGCATTAACCGCGACCCACGGCTCATCTCTCTATTTTGATGAATCGTGTTCGACGCCAGCGACATGGGAAGTAGTCATTTATCGCCCTGATGGCAGCGCTTCTAATGTTATCGATCCGGTTTCCGCACCTACGACTTATTGGAACAATTGGATCGGCGTTCCTGCAATCCCAGCTGGCTATACTCTGAAGTTATACTTCGTTGCTTACGCTCAACAGTCTTATCCAATGACTAACAGTAGATTTGAGTTATGGTGGTAATTTAGGCCAGAGATATTAAGATTACTAGAAACGCCATCACCTCAAGGTGATGGCGTTTTTTATGTTAGAACGTTCCCGCGCCGAAGTCGAAGCGGACTTTGTGGGTGTCGGTGGAGTAGGTGAAGACGATCGAGCGGTTGAAGACGCGCCGGGTGAGCGAAAGCTCGGTGGCGTTGTAGCTGCCGGTGAAGTATTTGCTGTAGAACGTGGAGAGACCAAGCTGCCAATCGTCGTTGTACTTGTAGCTGACGGTGGAGAACAGATTGGTGGTGTTCTGAGGCCAGCCAAGGTTCGTCGAGAACGACATCAGCAGTTTCTTTGACGGCGTCGCGCTATAGCCGATGTTCATGCGATGCTGCGACGCGGCCTGATTGTAAAGGCCCGCGAGCGTGGAGTCTGAGTAATGGCTGAGCAGCGGGTCGTAGCGGTAGGTATAGTTAACATTGAGACGGCCATGCATCGGCATGACGCGCTGCAAGCCCAGCGTGCCCAGCAGCGTGGGCGACGTCTGCGAGGCGCCGCGGCTCCATGTCTGGCCGACCGTCAGCGAGTTGGAAAGCGAAGTATCCTTGCCGAAATGGATCGGAGCCGTGTAAAAGCGCATATCCAGGCCCTCGGTATCCAGCGACTGGGTCACTTTCGAGCTGTTCGGAATCGTGTAATTCGACTGCCCGGACTGCCAGGACGCCGTGGAAACGAAGTTGATTCCCGTCGCGCCGATTTCGCGCGCGTTGGTCTGCAAGTAAGTGTTCAGACTGGTTCCGGATGACGAATAACCATCCTGCCCCGGATCCTGATTGGCGTTTGCGCTGAAGTTGAGCGAAAAATCCTTGAAACGATGGCTGACGTTCGACGCGCCGAAGATGCTGCGGTGGGCGGGCGAGTCGATATAGAAGTTGCTGTTCGTCAGGGAATCGATCTGCTGCGTATGCTGCCAGTGCGCGCCCCAGTCCGAGCGCGTCAGGCTGTTCATGATCAAAGAGCCCTGGCCGCCAGCGCCCATGCTGTAGGTCTGCTGCAAGTCCAGAGAGACGCCGGGACGACTGCCGTTGATACCGCTGTAGGTTGGGACGCTCGTTTGCAGCGAAGCTCCGGCGATGGCTGAGTTGCGCAGATAAATCGTTCCGGTGCTGGTGGGGCTGACACTGTAGTAGTAAGGGACGTTGAGGAAGAGTCCCTGGGATCCGTAGCCGACGATCTGCTCGCCAAAGAGCTGATCCGTCGTCAGCGGCATCATATGGAACGGGACGGAAAGGACTTTTTTGCCATCGGAATAGATCGATGCCCGCCGGAACTGGAGCTGTGAGCCCTGATCGACGGCAATGGCGCGCGCGGTGATCACGACGCGGCTTTGGGACAGGTCCAGAAATGCGTATTCATCGGGAGCCGGCGCCGAGGCGTCTCCGCCGGGAATGGGCGGCGGCGCGCCCACGGCGGCGTCCCCGGAACGTATGTCGGCCGTGTCGAAACCCAAACCGCTAATGGTGACTTCGTGCGGCCCACGCTTGGCGTCGGACACAACGCCCTTGCCGCTCATGGAGTTCAGGTCAAACTTCAGCTGCGCCGCCGTCAGCGTGTGCTTATTCTGCGTCATCACGGCGTTGCGCGCGAGCAGCTGGAGACTCTGAAGATCGATTTGAATGGCGTCGGCGTTGATCGTGACGCCATGATAGTGCAGATGCGCCGAGCCGTGCTTCCCGTCGGCTTCGACGATCTTTCCGTCGGCGCTGTAAACCAAGTATTCCGCGCAGTCGATGCGGATCCATCGGGATTCTCCCCCGGAGGACGCCAGCGTACGATCGGCGGTAAACTCCACCGGAAGGTTTGCATTCCCAACTCCGGAGTCGCCCCCAAGGATGCACGTCGCCGTGACCGTCGCCATCGATTCGGAGGCGCTGCTGGTGAGGACGGCGCGCGCGAC from Capsulimonas corticalis harbors:
- a CDS encoding tetratricopeptide repeat protein, with the translated sequence MSMLGRLFGFGRNEHYDKGIRLFDQGLYEEAVAELNEVVKKGARSDALTQRLSSFYIAEAYANLGTTALQGRAYEKAREYLGQALAINPHYADLHHHYGYACRMSGHGVEAISAFENALKINPRFAKASLGLGLALYDAGRPLEALARVKEAAGLDRAYETPEYAQGISEHKSENFAAALAEFEKVAELDVDDIAFHGKLGADLYRRGMYEEAASEFRKALELNGNYADLRNHLGVTLNAQQLYDDAVREFEEALTINPRYVEARTNLALTLEAAGRLPEAKAEFHRVLEIDPANTVAQGRLKEIDSQQ
- a CDS encoding Ig-like domain-containing protein; the protein is MKHTVRGKSRRSRISKVFRIAVGFSAVALSVHSAYAGGRTSVSLTANPSVIIADGKSTTTIAIMIRDGNGGLVPDGTEVHLVTSQGILDKETVTTVSGVARAVLTSSASESMATVTATCILGGDSGVGNANLPVEFTADRTLASSGGESRWIRIDCAEYLVYSADGKIVEADGKHGSAHLHYHGVTINADAIQIDLQSLQLLARNAVMTQNKHTLTAAQLKFDLNSMSGKGVVSDAKRGPHEVTISGLGFDTADIRSGDAAVGAPPPIPGGDASAPAPDEYAFLDLSQSRVVITARAIAVDQGSQLQFRRASIYSDGKKVLSVPFHMMPLTTDQLFGEQIVGYGSQGLFLNVPYYYSVSPTSTGTIYLRNSAIAGASLQTSVPTYSGINGSRPGVSLDLQQTYSMGAGGQGSLIMNSLTRSDWGAHWQHTQQIDSLTNSNFYIDSPAHRSIFGASNVSHRFKDFSLNFSANANQDPGQDGYSSSGTSLNTYLQTNAREIGATGINFVSTASWQSGQSNYTIPNSSKVTQSLDTEGLDMRFYTAPIHFGKDTSLSNSLTVGQTWSRGASQTSPTLLGTLGLQRVMPMHGRLNVNYTYRYDPLLSHYSDSTLAGLYNQAASQHRMNIGYSATPSKKLLMSFSTNLGWPQNTTNLFSTVSYKYNDDWQLGLSTFYSKYFTGSYNATELSLTRRVFNRSIVFTYSTDTHKVRFDFGAGTF